One region of Acidobacteriota bacterium genomic DNA includes:
- a CDS encoding thermonuclease family protein has product MLSFKSQEIPQNELAPRWKIGIDKQQVAVFVGLALIAGFILGFASAKFIQRAEEAKAAEQKRMEEALGTRKNEVKSGSGVYQVTNILHADTLEIEQLGTVRLIGIETPDNNPNSTYQETARDARSFTEKNLLNQEVRIEFDPVYAANGNKDAAGQTAAYVYTKDGLLINAELLKQGLAFVKTSEKFKLAEEFNSYEREALMAMRGVWGSSTTASMPPTPTDPTTPPTDPNAPGKRPKLTPMDPSAVGPNITPGGIVTQPTTPSVNPGEPVVMVSGDRMYHKAGCEYLGKKGKPMGLSQAKSSGYAPCSRCFPSTGIKQ; this is encoded by the coding sequence ATGCTCTCATTTAAATCACAAGAAATTCCTCAAAACGAATTGGCTCCGCGTTGGAAAATCGGTATTGATAAACAACAGGTTGCAGTGTTTGTCGGATTGGCATTGATTGCCGGTTTTATTTTGGGTTTTGCCTCAGCCAAATTTATCCAACGCGCCGAGGAAGCCAAAGCCGCCGAACAAAAGCGAATGGAAGAGGCGCTGGGAACGCGAAAAAATGAAGTCAAATCCGGCTCAGGCGTTTATCAGGTAACCAATATTTTACATGCCGACACCCTTGAGATTGAGCAATTGGGCACCGTGCGCCTGATTGGCATTGAAACCCCTGACAATAATCCCAATTCCACTTATCAGGAAACTGCCCGCGATGCCCGCAGCTTTACCGAGAAAAATTTATTGAATCAGGAGGTCAGAATCGAATTCGACCCGGTTTATGCCGCAAACGGAAATAAAGATGCAGCCGGGCAAACCGCAGCTTATGTTTATACCAAGGATGGACTGCTGATCAATGCCGAGCTTTTAAAGCAGGGACTGGCATTTGTGAAGACTTCGGAAAAATTTAAGCTGGCAGAAGAATTCAATTCCTATGAGCGTGAAGCTTTGATGGCGATGCGCGGGGTTTGGGGAAGTTCGACCACGGCTTCAATGCCCCCAACACCAACTGACCCGACAACCCCACCCACAGACCCCAATGCCCCGGGTAAGCGACCTAAACTGACTCCGATGGACCCCTCGGCGGTCGGTCCCAATATCACTCCGGGCGGCATCGTGACCCAGCCGACAACCCCAAGCGTTAATCCGGGTGAGCCTGTAGTGATGGTTTCCGGTGACCGGATGTATCACAAAGCCGGCTGTGAATACCTCGGCAAAAAAGGCAAACCGATGGGACTTTCGCAGGCAAAATCATCGGGTTACGCCCCCTGTTCCCGTTGTTTTCCTTCTACTGGAATCAAGCAGTGA
- a CDS encoding D-alanyl-D-alanine carboxypeptidase family protein gives MKAFQLMKKENLFLIIFLLTFPVAGYSTTRDAQNSSRKSKSQLATCPTCRSKKAVKTASCHPANYLNPKIRKNYNSAMRDLHRNGIKPKVTSLWRSSSKQAYFYRCTRSAACRTRNPGLYYASAPGTSAHEAGFAVDISGVATGRRGAKRLTPKGRKIVRVMQKNGFSWRYGLKDPAHFEADPRRHGYKNLKQAIKYTQTNCSVKISKRKKR, from the coding sequence ATGAAAGCTTTTCAGTTAATGAAAAAAGAGAATCTCTTTCTGATTATTTTCCTTTTGACCTTTCCCGTTGCCGGTTATTCAACAACCCGCGACGCACAAAACAGCAGTCGTAAATCCAAAAGCCAACTTGCCACCTGTCCGACCTGTCGCAGTAAAAAGGCGGTTAAAACGGCATCCTGTCATCCGGCGAATTACCTCAATCCGAAAATCAGAAAAAATTACAATTCCGCCATGCGCGATTTACATCGCAATGGCATCAAGCCCAAAGTCACCAGTCTGTGGCGTTCCTCATCCAAGCAAGCTTATTTTTATCGCTGTACGCGAAGTGCCGCCTGTCGCACACGCAATCCGGGTTTGTATTACGCCAGCGCACCGGGAACCTCTGCGCACGAAGCCGGATTTGCCGTCGATATTTCAGGAGTGGCAACCGGGCGACGCGGCGCAAAACGGCTTACTCCGAAAGGGCGAAAAATCGTGCGGGTGATGCAGAAGAACGGATTTTCCTGGCGCTATGGGTTGAAAGACCCCGCGCATTTTGAAGCCGACCCGCGCCGTCACGGTTATAAAAATCTCAAACAGGCGATTAAATACACCCAGACCAATTGCAGCGTGAAAATTTCCAAGCGTAAAAAGCGGTAA
- a CDS encoding sodium:solute symporter family protein: protein MTLSFFDWAVIAAYFLFNLGIGIYYARRASGSTSEFFLSGRDVPWWLAGTSMVATTFAADTPLAVTGFVAKNGIAGNWLWWNFVMSGMMTVFFYARLWRRAGVMTDIEFAELRYSGKPAAFLRGFRALYLGLPINCIILGWVNLAMIKILEVTLGVDKKQAIYIVIGILIFTAFYTTISGLWGVLVTDLFQFVLKMGMVILLAILAVKSVGGIDAMKMKIAELDATSGQQGSRLAFFPEWDSVWMPAITLFTYLAVNWWASWYPGAEPGGGGYVAQRIFSAKDERHGLLATLWFNIAHYALRPWPWILTALASLILYPTLEDKEAGYIKTLLDPNVFPTYLRGFMLAAFAAAYMSTIGTQLNWGASYVINDFYRRFVKKDGNERHYVIISQLVTLLLMVVSLIVTFYLDSIGKAWKVLLVTGAGTGTVLLLRWFWWRINAWSEVSAMIAAALCSIVLQLGFNMDSDQPKDFAYLMLITVAFTTVVWVVVTFLTPAEPMEKLVHFYRKVRPDGAGWKPVAAQAGIVDTNLGGGLAIQFLNWFVGCVLIYAFLFGIGYVILGSLIKGLLLLAVGIIAWVIISRNLQRANWKAVGDEA, encoded by the coding sequence ATGACTTTATCGTTTTTTGATTGGGCGGTGATTGCCGCCTATTTTCTGTTTAATTTAGGAATCGGAATTTATTATGCGCGCCGCGCCAGCGGCAGCACGTCGGAATTTTTCTTGTCCGGCAGAGATGTTCCCTGGTGGCTTGCAGGGACTTCGATGGTTGCCACAACCTTTGCCGCAGACACGCCGCTTGCGGTCACCGGATTTGTCGCCAAAAACGGCATTGCCGGGAACTGGCTCTGGTGGAATTTCGTGATGAGCGGCATGATGACGGTCTTCTTTTATGCAAGGCTCTGGCGCAGAGCCGGGGTGATGACCGATATTGAATTTGCCGAATTGCGTTATTCGGGTAAACCTGCGGCTTTCCTGCGTGGTTTTCGCGCCCTTTATTTAGGGCTTCCAATCAACTGCATCATTCTCGGCTGGGTCAATCTGGCGATGATTAAAATTCTGGAAGTCACCCTTGGCGTTGATAAAAAACAGGCGATTTACATAGTCATCGGCATCCTGATTTTTACCGCATTTTACACGACGATTTCAGGACTGTGGGGCGTATTGGTCACAGACCTGTTTCAATTTGTGTTGAAAATGGGAATGGTCATCTTGCTTGCGATTTTAGCGGTGAAATCCGTGGGCGGCATTGATGCGATGAAAATGAAAATTGCCGAACTCGATGCCACCAGCGGGCAGCAAGGTTCCCGCCTCGCCTTCTTTCCCGAATGGGATTCGGTGTGGATGCCCGCCATCACCTTATTCACTTATCTTGCGGTGAACTGGTGGGCGAGTTGGTATCCCGGCGCTGAACCGGGCGGCGGCGGTTATGTCGCGCAACGCATCTTTTCCGCAAAAGATGAACGCCACGGACTGCTTGCAACTCTGTGGTTCAACATCGCGCATTATGCTTTGCGTCCTTGGCCCTGGATTTTAACCGCCCTCGCCTCATTGATTTTGTATCCCACCCTTGAAGACAAAGAAGCCGGTTACATCAAAACGCTGCTTGACCCCAATGTATTCCCGACCTATTTGCGCGGGTTTATGCTTGCGGCGTTTGCGGCGGCTTACATGTCAACCATCGGCACGCAACTCAATTGGGGCGCGTCGTATGTGATTAATGATTTTTATCGCCGCTTTGTGAAAAAAGACGGAAACGAACGCCATTATGTCATCATCTCGCAACTGGTCACCTTGCTGTTAATGGTGGTGTCGTTAATCGTTACTTTTTACCTGGATTCGATTGGCAAAGCCTGGAAAGTGTTGTTGGTCACCGGCGCGGGAACCGGAACTGTGCTTTTACTCAGGTGGTTCTGGTGGCGCATCAATGCCTGGTCGGAAGTTTCGGCGATGATTGCTGCGGCATTGTGCTCAATCGTTTTACAACTTGGATTCAATATGGATAGCGACCAGCCAAAGGATTTCGCTTACCTGATGCTCATCACGGTGGCTTTCACGACGGTTGTCTGGGTTGTGGTTACTTTTCTCACGCCCGCTGAGCCTATGGAAAAGCTGGTGCATTTTTATCGCAAAGTGAGACCCGATGGCGCGGGTTGGAAACCGGTAGCGGCGCAGGCAGGGATAGTCGATACCAATCTCGGCGGCGGACTGGCGATACAATTTTTAAACTGGTTCGTCGGCTGTGTGTTGATTTACGCCTTTTTATTTGGCATCGGCTATGTGATTTTAGGTTCGCTTATCAAAGGGCTGTTATTACTCGCTGTCGGTATCATTGCCTGGGTGATTATTTCGCGAAACCTGCAACGGGCGAATTGGAAGGCTGTCGGTGATGAAGCTTAA
- a CDS encoding FAD-dependent oxidoreductase yields MKSLTKYDVAVIGAGVFGTWIAYELNRAGKRVLLMDAYGAANNRASSGGESRVIRCSYGQEEIYTRWAWASLAKWKAFFNRVGGLPLFHQTGVLWMAREDDRLSTASFETLNRVGVPCEKLSHDELAKRFPQINFSDIPWAIWEPESGALMARRAVQSLLFECLKTGVEYVQDAVVCPVNQKDFSKIETRNREVIQAQIFIFACGSWLPKLFPEVIGERIQPTKQEVYFFGVSAGDKRFAPPAMPVWGDFGDEVYGIPDLENRGFKIAIDRHGELFDPDFGLRETTAENLAKVRAYLAKRFPALHDAPVLERRVCQYENTSKGDFLIDRHPQFANVWLVGGGSGHGFKHGPALGEYVAKRVIDEAKDIDPRFTLATKENVHQRAVY; encoded by the coding sequence ATGAAGTCATTAACAAAGTATGATGTAGCGGTAATCGGTGCAGGGGTATTCGGGACGTGGATTGCCTACGAATTAAATCGCGCGGGGAAGCGCGTGTTGTTGATGGATGCCTATGGCGCAGCCAATAACCGCGCAAGTTCAGGCGGCGAATCGCGAGTGATTCGTTGCAGCTATGGACAGGAAGAAATTTACACCCGCTGGGCTTGGGCGTCGCTTGCAAAATGGAAAGCGTTCTTTAATCGAGTTGGCGGTTTGCCGCTCTTTCATCAAACCGGTGTGTTGTGGATGGCGCGCGAGGATGACCGGTTATCAACTGCAAGCTTTGAAACGTTGAATCGTGTCGGCGTGCCGTGTGAAAAATTATCACATGATGAATTGGCGAAACGCTTTCCGCAAATCAATTTCTCGGACATTCCCTGGGCAATCTGGGAACCGGAAAGCGGGGCACTCATGGCACGTCGCGCCGTACAGTCGCTGTTGTTTGAATGCCTGAAAACCGGCGTTGAATATGTGCAGGACGCCGTTGTCTGTCCGGTGAATCAAAAAGATTTTTCAAAAATTGAAACCCGCAACAGAGAGGTTATTCAAGCACAAATATTTATTTTTGCTTGCGGTTCGTGGTTGCCAAAACTTTTTCCTGAAGTAATTGGCGAACGAATTCAACCGACTAAACAGGAAGTTTATTTCTTTGGCGTCAGTGCCGGGGATAAGCGATTCGCGCCACCCGCAATGCCGGTTTGGGGAGATTTCGGTGATGAAGTTTATGGGATACCGGATTTAGAAAATCGCGGATTCAAAATCGCTATTGACCGGCACGGTGAATTGTTCGACCCGGATTTTGGTTTGCGTGAAACCACAGCCGAAAATTTGGCAAAGGTGCGCGCTTATCTGGCTAAACGTTTTCCGGCTTTGCACGATGCGCCCGTGTTAGAGAGGCGGGTTTGCCAATATGAAAACACCTCGAAAGGTGATTTTTTAATCGACCGTCATCCTCAATTTGCAAATGTCTGGTTAGTCGGCGGCGGTTCCGGTCACGGCTTTAAACATGGTCCTGCGCTTGGAGAATATGTTGCAAAGCGAGTGATTGACGAAGCGAAAGATATTGACCCGCGATTCACCCTGGCGACCAAAGAGAACGTTCATCAACGCGCGGTGTATTAA
- a CDS encoding glycoside hydrolase family 3 N-terminal domain-containing protein, translated as MLKKIIIICLIFSSTNVFAFIPQKQKNKPKPVEQNWVDATLAQMTLDEKVGQLIIPAAVGMFMVRESDAYKEIERDITQFHVGGYHWLGDVTSLHEPAGVALITNYFQKLSKLPLFITADFEGGAGYRFIGATRLPRAMAMGATDNEELIFQAGRITAEESRAIGINVNFYPVVDVNNNARNPIINIRSFGSDPALVSRLARAYIRGLQSAGAMATAKHFPGHGDTSTDSHMELPAVDVSRERLDKIELPPFRAAVEEGVGGVMSAHIALPQITGDKTPATLAPQMLTDMLRKEMNFKGVIFTDALNMRGVAAHYPEGEAAARAVKAGADVILYPPSVEKAFNGIKQAVQSGEIKESRLDESVRRILSAKQKLGLDKNRFTDMEKLTTVLGNKEHQETAQKIIDSAITLVRDEKKVLPLKLKPEQKVLFISIVDNGEGWREYLPGRTFYTNLLRRHRNATSVTISQETSPAEFELIRKLAAYSDVVIVNAFIRIAAYKGDVDLTEGELNLLKSLSKSAKPFAFVMYGSPYLLSFVPELPTYVLAYEYYQGAEEAALKAVLGEIEFKGKLPIDLPGLYEFGHRIKP; from the coding sequence ATGTTAAAAAAAATCATCATCATTTGCTTAATCTTCAGTTCGACAAATGTCTTCGCCTTTATTCCGCAAAAACAGAAAAACAAACCGAAACCGGTTGAACAAAACTGGGTGGATGCGACGCTTGCGCAGATGACCCTCGACGAAAAAGTCGGGCAGTTAATCATTCCTGCGGCGGTCGGTATGTTTATGGTGCGCGAAAGCGATGCCTATAAAGAAATCGAACGCGACATCACGCAATTTCACGTCGGCGGTTATCATTGGCTCGGCGATGTGACCTCGTTGCATGAACCCGCGGGCGTCGCCCTGATCACCAACTATTTTCAAAAGCTCTCGAAACTGCCGCTTTTCATCACCGCCGATTTTGAAGGTGGCGCGGGCTATCGCTTCATCGGCGCAACTCGTCTGCCGAGAGCGATGGCGATGGGCGCAACCGATAACGAAGAGTTGATTTTTCAAGCCGGGCGTATCACCGCAGAAGAATCGCGCGCCATCGGCATCAACGTCAATTTTTATCCGGTCGTGGATGTCAATAACAATGCCCGCAATCCGATTATCAACATTCGCTCATTCGGTTCCGACCCGGCGTTGGTATCGCGTCTGGCGCGCGCCTACATTCGCGGATTGCAATCTGCGGGTGCGATGGCAACCGCTAAACATTTTCCCGGTCACGGCGATACGTCTACGGATTCACATATGGAATTGCCAGCGGTTGATGTCAGTCGTGAGCGTCTGGACAAGATCGAATTGCCGCCGTTTCGCGCTGCTGTTGAAGAAGGAGTCGGCGGCGTGATGAGCGCGCATATCGCCTTACCGCAAATTACCGGCGATAAAACCCCGGCTACGCTTGCGCCGCAAATGCTCACGGATATGTTGCGCAAGGAGATGAATTTCAAAGGCGTGATTTTTACAGATGCCCTGAATATGCGCGGCGTGGCAGCGCATTACCCGGAAGGTGAAGCCGCCGCGCGTGCCGTCAAAGCCGGAGCCGATGTGATTCTTTATCCGCCAAGCGTTGAAAAAGCTTTTAACGGAATCAAACAAGCGGTGCAATCGGGTGAGATTAAAGAATCGCGTTTGGATGAATCGGTGCGACGCATTTTATCCGCCAAACAAAAACTCGGACTCGATAAAAATCGCTTTACCGATATGGAAAAACTGACGACGGTTCTCGGTAATAAAGAACATCAGGAAACCGCGCAGAAAATCATTGATAGCGCCATCACTCTGGTGCGCGATGAGAAAAAGGTTTTGCCTTTGAAATTAAAGCCCGAACAGAAGGTGCTGTTTATTTCCATCGTCGACAACGGCGAAGGCTGGCGCGAATACCTGCCGGGCAGAACCTTTTATACAAACCTCCTTCGTCGTCATCGCAATGCCACAAGTGTGACGATTTCGCAGGAAACCTCGCCCGCTGAATTCGAGTTAATCAGGAAACTCGCGGCTTATTCCGATGTGGTGATTGTCAACGCCTTCATTCGCATTGCTGCCTACAAAGGCGATGTTGATTTGACCGAGGGCGAATTGAATTTATTGAAAAGCCTGTCGAAATCTGCAAAACCGTTTGCCTTTGTGATGTACGGCAGCCCTTATTTATTGAGTTTTGTGCCCGAACTTCCAACCTATGTTTTAGCTTATGAATATTATCAAGGCGCGGAAGAGGCAGCATTGAAGGCGGTGCTTGGTGAAATCGAATTCAAAGGCAAATTGCCAATTGATTTGCCGGGGTTGTATGAATTCGGGCATCGCATAAAACCTTAA
- a CDS encoding DUF2203 domain-containing protein: protein MSEEQEAIRTFTLREARSLIPKLRTLFARLNKEREVLVKMNDELQRAREKAEANGGTPQGVAYLTHLTAFSTMVHKVQSLGVLIKDFHTGLIDFPYEYEGRIVYLCWKTDEDDIDWWHEIEAGFAGRQLLTEDFE, encoded by the coding sequence ATGTCAGAAGAGCAAGAAGCCATCCGAACCTTTACCCTCAGGGAAGCTCGCAGCCTGATTCCCAAACTTCGCACCTTGTTTGCGCGCCTGAATAAAGAACGCGAGGTTTTGGTGAAGATGAATGATGAATTGCAACGAGCGCGTGAAAAAGCCGAAGCGAATGGCGGAACCCCACAAGGCGTTGCTTATTTAACCCATCTCACGGCTTTCTCAACGATGGTACACAAGGTGCAAAGCCTGGGTGTATTGATTAAAGATTTCCATACCGGGCTGATTGATTTTCCCTATGAATATGAAGGTCGAATCGTTTATCTGTGTTGGAAAACCGATGAAGATGACATTGACTGGTGGCATGAGATTGAAGCAGGTTTCGCCGGTCGCCAACTACTTACCGAAGATTTTGAGTAA
- the tatA gene encoding twin-arginine translocase TatA/TatE family subunit: MGPLGLPELLIIVLIIVILFGARRIPELAKGLGEGIRNFKAGMREDEKPKLNTNKEAESKE; the protein is encoded by the coding sequence ATGGGTCCATTAGGTTTGCCTGAGTTATTAATTATCGTGCTAATCATCGTTATTTTGTTTGGCGCGCGTCGTATACCTGAACTTGCCAAAGGGCTTGGCGAAGGCATCCGAAATTTTAAAGCCGGTATGCGCGAAGACGAAAAGCCCAAACTGAATACCAATAAAGAGGCGGAAAGCAAAGAGTAA
- a CDS encoding HU family DNA-binding protein — protein sequence MATGKKLSKTQLTAELADATGSNKKAATAFLDTLTSIAYRETKKNGEFTLPGIGKLVKSHRKARKGRNPATGAEIKIPAKTVVKFRVAKAAKDSVLGGKK from the coding sequence ATGGCAACAGGAAAAAAATTGTCGAAAACTCAATTAACCGCGGAATTGGCAGATGCAACCGGCAGCAATAAAAAAGCTGCTACAGCGTTTCTTGATACGTTGACGAGCATCGCCTACAGAGAAACCAAGAAGAATGGTGAATTCACTCTTCCAGGAATCGGCAAATTGGTCAAATCCCACCGCAAAGCCCGCAAAGGTCGTAATCCGGCAACCGGTGCGGAAATCAAAATTCCTGCTAAAACTGTGGTTAAATTCCGAGTTGCAAAAGCAGCTAAGGATTCCGTTCTTGGCGGAAAAAAATAG
- the nudB gene encoding dihydroneopterin triphosphate diphosphatase — protein sequence MNYKQPRSIQVIIFSANEEPTRYLLLKRVDDQGGFWQSVTGSLEINETHQRAAVREVYEETGIACVESELIDLELTNVFEIARLWRPKYAPDVTHNEEICFALETRIGEVKIDLREHQEFVWVEYDEAMARLYWESNKKALAKLQEIRGHHR from the coding sequence GTGAATTACAAACAACCCCGTTCAATCCAGGTTATCATCTTTTCAGCAAACGAAGAGCCGACCCGTTACTTATTGCTCAAACGGGTCGATGACCAGGGCGGGTTTTGGCAATCGGTCACCGGTTCGCTGGAAATCAATGAAACCCATCAACGGGCGGCTGTCCGTGAAGTTTACGAAGAGACCGGCATCGCCTGCGTCGAATCGGAGTTGATAGATTTGGAATTAACCAATGTTTTTGAAATCGCCAGATTGTGGCGTCCGAAATATGCGCCGGACGTAACCCACAATGAAGAAATTTGTTTTGCCCTGGAAACCCGAATTGGTGAAGTGAAAATTGATCTTCGTGAACATCAGGAATTTGTCTGGGTTGAATATGATGAGGCGATGGCGCGGCTTTACTGGGAATCCAATAAAAAAGCACTGGCAAAGTTGCAAGAAATTAGAGGGCATCACCGTTGA
- a CDS encoding LptF/LptG family permease codes for MPGLIDRYLIREILPYFLLALILLTAIIFAHESSRFSELLVVYSRQGLPMEAVWKILAALIPGILVFTLPISLLIGILVGLGRLSGDSEIVALVASGLSRFRILRPILFFAALVAGLMLYITFNVLPVSMRNLNNLKSNQSLVFQGLTTQIKPRVFEESIPKKIIYIEDIDRNKLWHNIFIADLSDEQGGMKIFTARTGSLRQTLKVAGQPEIPELYLKEGEIHQTPTPKKGDAGDDSESGATDERKVDTPLTAEQIANRERKRSRAQQPYYSNYFQEMTFGVTLDDDKKAEANNQAVEKNEVEEMSFTELINYSPPVEEVREWRSQIHKRLSYPVACLIFALLGVGFGITHIRTGRSFGLLLGLAITIVYYLLALYGEQSALSGKLPVWLGVWQANIILGLAGIFVHYWQRKPGSDTLNFLGSIRHWLPSKKVASPQPQASPRESDNPLPIAAKAQGTIKRILAARFPQLIDRLVIGDLLRFFFYILGGLTTLFIIITLFQLLNAINKHHIEWTIVANYLFFLLPFIINYVTPIAALVSVMITFGVLQRTSQVVALTASGQSIYRLAAPVIIIAGILSVFLFINQDYIMPFTNPRQNNLRALIRSGQEPAQTFYQKSNQWILGSDSRIFNYEYFNPKKNAFATLNVIDLSKEPFGIKRRLYANRAVWDKQENLWIFQDGWERTFEGNKLVAYENFKERKYHLGEQPEYFKQEMRGSNSMTLAEIRRKIVELSRAGFDVLDLRIALQSKIAFPLTCLTMVLVGLPFSFSVGKRGALYGVAIGMIIGLFYWGMIGLFEQMGRYEILPPILAAWGPNLLFGTGGIYLFLTTRT; via the coding sequence ATGCCAGGCTTAATCGACCGTTATTTAATTCGAGAAATTCTGCCCTATTTTCTGCTCGCCCTAATCTTGCTCACGGCGATTATTTTTGCCCATGAATCCAGTCGGTTTTCAGAATTACTGGTGGTTTATTCACGTCAAGGTTTGCCGATGGAAGCGGTTTGGAAAATCCTGGCAGCGTTGATTCCCGGCATACTGGTTTTCACCTTACCCATCTCGCTTTTAATCGGCATTCTGGTCGGTCTGGGTCGTTTATCCGGCGACAGCGAAATTGTCGCGCTGGTTGCCAGCGGGCTTAGCCGGTTTCGCATATTGAGGCCGATTCTGTTCTTTGCGGCGCTGGTTGCCGGGTTGATGCTCTATATTACGTTTAATGTTTTGCCAGTTTCGATGCGTAATTTGAATAACCTGAAATCCAATCAATCACTGGTCTTCCAGGGATTGACGACGCAAATCAAGCCGCGAGTTTTTGAAGAGAGCATTCCTAAAAAAATCATTTATATCGAAGACATTGACCGTAATAAACTCTGGCATAACATCTTCATTGCGGATTTGAGCGACGAACAGGGCGGCATGAAAATTTTCACCGCCCGGACAGGCTCACTAAGACAAACCCTAAAAGTGGCAGGACAACCGGAAATTCCTGAACTTTATTTAAAGGAAGGCGAGATTCATCAAACGCCCACTCCGAAAAAAGGCGATGCGGGTGATGATAGCGAAAGCGGCGCGACTGATGAACGAAAAGTCGATACGCCACTTACCGCTGAGCAGATTGCCAATCGCGAAAGAAAACGCTCACGCGCTCAGCAACCCTATTATTCAAATTATTTTCAGGAGATGACCTTTGGCGTCACCCTCGATGATGATAAAAAGGCTGAAGCGAATAATCAGGCGGTTGAAAAAAATGAGGTTGAAGAGATGTCGTTTACCGAACTCATCAACTATTCACCGCCCGTCGAGGAGGTTCGTGAATGGCGTTCGCAAATTCATAAACGCCTGTCTTATCCGGTGGCTTGTCTTATTTTTGCGCTGCTTGGCGTTGGATTTGGCATCACACACATTCGTACAGGACGCTCATTCGGTCTATTACTCGGACTCGCCATAACCATTGTTTATTATCTGCTGGCGCTTTACGGCGAACAGTCGGCGCTGTCGGGCAAACTGCCGGTGTGGTTGGGCGTCTGGCAGGCGAATATTATTTTAGGCTTAGCGGGAATCTTTGTTCATTACTGGCAACGGAAACCCGGCTCTGACACGCTCAATTTTCTTGGCAGCATTCGCCACTGGTTACCCTCGAAAAAAGTTGCCAGCCCTCAGCCACAAGCCAGTCCGAGAGAATCGGATAACCCATTGCCTATCGCCGCCAAAGCTCAGGGCACGATTAAAAGAATTCTTGCCGCGCGCTTTCCGCAATTAATCGACCGCCTGGTTATTGGCGATTTATTGCGCTTTTTCTTTTATATTCTTGGCGGACTGACGACGCTGTTTATCATTATCACGCTTTTTCAACTGCTCAATGCGATTAATAAACATCACATTGAATGGACGATTGTTGCCAACTATCTGTTTTTTCTGCTGCCTTTTATTATCAATTATGTTACCCCGATTGCCGCACTGGTATCGGTGATGATTACCTTCGGAGTGTTACAACGAACCAGTCAGGTTGTGGCGCTGACGGCATCCGGGCAATCGATTTACAGACTGGCAGCGCCGGTCATCATTATTGCCGGAATCTTATCGGTTTTCCTCTTCATCAACCAGGATTACATCATGCCGTTTACCAATCCCCGGCAAAATAATTTACGCGCCTTGATTCGTAGCGGACAGGAACCGGCGCAGACTTTTTATCAAAAAAGCAATCAATGGATATTGGGTTCCGATTCGCGAATTTTCAATTACGAATATTTCAATCCCAAGAAAAACGCTTTTGCGACATTGAACGTGATTGATTTATCCAAAGAGCCTTTCGGCATTAAACGCAGGCTATACGCAAACCGCGCGGTTTGGGATAAGCAGGAAAACCTTTGGATTTTTCAGGACGGTTGGGAGCGCACCTTTGAGGGCAATAAGTTAGTCGCTTATGAAAATTTTAAAGAGCGCAAATATCATCTGGGAGAGCAACCGGAATATTTTAAACAGGAGATGCGCGGGTCGAATTCGATGACGCTTGCGGAAATTCGCAGAAAAATTGTTGAGCTTTCACGCGCCGGGTTTGATGTATTGGATTTGCGAATCGCGCTGCAAAGTAAAATTGCATTTCCGCTGACCTGTCTAACGATGGTGCTGGTCGGCTTGCCATTTTCTTTTTCGGTCGGAAAACGCGGTGCCTTATATGGAGTTGCCATTGGCATGATCATCGGGTTGTTCTATTGGGGAATGATTGGTTTGTTTGAACAGATGGGGCGCTATGAAATCCTGCCACCCATTTTAGCCGCCTGGGGACCGAATTTACTTTTTGGCACCGGCGGCATTTATCTGTTTTTAACCACACGAACCTGA